The sequence TCCGACCCGTCCGTGTCGATGACCCGGTCCGGGGAGAAGTGCGGGGCGCCGTTCCGAACCTTCTCCgtcacctcctcctcctccttctccatCCGCAGCACCCCGGGAAGCACGTCGATAAACACGAACCGGATCCAGGCGGGCATCTCGTGCGTGCTGGCCGTGCGGTGGTGCACGTTCAGCACCATGGTGGTGGCCACGGTGGTCATAGTCACGAAGATCATGGTGAAGATCAGGTACTTCCCGATAAGAGGCACTGCTAGCGACGTGGAGGGGATGATGTCGGCGATCAGCAGCAGGAACACCGTCATGGCCAGCAGCACCGCCATGTTCAGCCCGATCTTCTCCCCGCAGTCGGATGGCAGGTAGAACACCAGGATGGACAGGGATGACACCAGGATGCAGGGGATGATGAGGTTGATGATGTAGAACAGCGGCTTGCGCTGGATGATGAAGTCGAAGATGACGCGGACCTTGTTACCCCCCGCGACGCGCCTGGCGGGGGAGTCCAGGATGTCCCACTCGCCGCTCGGCTTGAAGTCGTCCATGGTCGCCCTGTCCACCACGAGTCGCACGTCCACCTCCCGACTGTCGTACGTCCAGGAGCCGAACTTCATGCTGCAGTTCTGCCGGTCGAACGGGAACTGCACCACGTCTACCGCGCACGCGCTCATGAAGATGGCGGGAGGCAGCCACTCCACCAGCCCGTTGGAGCTGATCAGGACTTTCGTGAACAGGGCGACGTCGTACTGGCCgtccttactgtaacaaaaggtaacaaaccattATATCAGGCAATGTCGTACTGGCCgtccttactgtaacaaaaggtaacaaaccattATATCAGGCAATGTCGTACTGACCGTCCTTACTGTAGcaggaaaataacaaaacattagGTAACATCGTACTGGCCgtccttactgtaacaaaaggtaacaaaccatcATATTAATCAATGTCCTACTGGCCgtccttactgtaacaaaaggtaacaaaccatcATATTAATCAATGTCCTACTGGCCgtccttactgtaacaaaaggtaacaaaccatcATATTAATCAATGTCCTACTGGCCgtccttactgtaacaaaaggtaacaaaccattATATCAGGCAATGTCGTACTGGCCgtccttactgtaacaaaaggtaacaaaccattATATCAGGCAATGTCGTACTGACCGTCCTTACTGTAGcaggaaaataacaaaacattagGTAACATCGTACTGGCCgtccttactgtaacaaaaggtaacaaaccatcATATTAATCAATGTCCTACTGGCCgtccttactgtaacaaaaggtaacaaaccattACATTAGGCAAAGTCGTACTGGCCgtccttactgtaacaaaaggtaacaaaccatcATATTAATCAATGTCCTACTGGCCgtccttactgtaacaaaaggtaacaaaccattACATTAGGCAAAGTCGTACTGGCCgtccttactgtaacaaaaggtaacaaaccatcATATTAATCAATGTCCTACTGGCCGTCCTTACTGTAACAAGAGGTAACAAACCATTATATCAGGCAATGTCGTACTGGCCgtccttactgtaacaaaaggtaacaaaccattATATCAGGCAATGTCGTACTGGCCgtccttactgtaacaaaaggtaacaaaccattATATCAGGCAATGTCGTACTGACCGTCCTTACTGTAGcaggaaaataacaaaacattagGTAACATCGTACTGGCCgtccttactgtaacaaaaggtaacaaaccatcATATTAATCAATGTCCTACTGGCCgtccttactgtaacaaaaggtaacaaaccattACATTAGGCAAAGTCGTACTGGCCgtccttactgtaacaaaaggtaacaaaccatcATATTAATCAATGTCCTACTGGCCgtccttactgtaacaaaaggtaacaaaccattACATTAGGCAAAGTCGTACTGGCCgtccttactgtaacaaaaggtaacaaaccatcATATTAATCAATGTCGTACTGGCCGTCCTTACTGTAACAAGAGGTAACAAACCATTATATCAGGCAATGTCGTACTGGCCgtccttactgtaacaaaaggtaacaaaccattATATCAGGCAATGTCGTACTGACCgtccttactgtaacaaaaggtaacaaaccattATATCAGGCAATGTCGTACTGACCgtccttactgtaacaaaaggtaacaaaccattACATTAGGCAAAGTCGTACTGGCCgtccttactgtaacaaaaggtaacaaaccattACATTAGGCAAAGTCGTACTGGCCgtccttactgtaacaaaaggtaacaaaccatcATATTAATCAATGTCCTACTGGCCgtccttactgtaacaaaaggtaacaaaccattACATTAGGCAAAGTCGTACTGGCCgtccttactgtaacaaaaggtaacaaaccattAAATTAGGCAATGTCGTACTGACCgtccttactgtaacaaaaggtaacaaaccatcATATTAATCAATGTCCTACTGGCCgtccttactgtaacaaaaggtaacaaaccattACATTAGGCAAAGTCGTACTGGCCgtccttactgtaacaaaaggtaacaaaccatcATATTAATCAATGTCCTACTGGCCgtccttactgtaacaaaaggtaacaaaccattACATTAGGCAAAGTCGTACTGGCCgtccttactgtaacaaaaggtaacaaaccattAAATTAGGCAATGTCGTACTGACCgtccttactgtaacaaaaggtaacaaaccatcATATTAATCAATGTCCTACTGGCCgtccttactgtaacaaaaggtaacaaaccattACATTAGGCAAAGTCGTACTGGCCgtccttactgtaacaaaaggtaacaaaccatcATATTAATCAATGTCCTACTGGCCgtccttactgtaacaaaaggtaacaaaccattACATTAGGCAAAGTCGTACTGGCCgtccttactgtaacaaaaggtaacaaaccattATATTAGGCAATGTCGTACTGACCGTCCTTACTGTAACCAGACATAATAAACCATTAGGCTACGTCGTACTGCCCGTCTTTGCTGctaccagaaaaaaaacaaagcaacGTTTTACCGCCCGTCTTtgctgaaacaaaaaacaacaacaacaacaacaaaaattgcaaggggACATCGTACTGGTCATTTTAATGATATACAGAAAACGTACAGAAATGACAGACATTAATTGAAAAACAAATGTACACGtgcagaaatgaaaaaaagtgaCAATCCTCATCAGGCGTACTTGTTGAACAGGACTATATCGGGTTTCCAGACGGCTTCAGCAGGGGCGCGGATGGTTTTCTGGTTGTTGAAGAGTTTGTGGTTCCACGTGAGGCGGTGGTCGAACCAGCTCTGGCCCAGCCACACGTTC comes from Branchiostoma lanceolatum isolate klBraLanc5 chromosome 2, klBraLanc5.hap2, whole genome shotgun sequence and encodes:
- the LOC136427107 gene encoding neuronal acetylcholine receptor subunit beta-4-like isoform X1, with the translated sequence MLFDEQGYNPMTRPFKRFDDVTTVNFSLTISQLISLNEKEEAMKTNVWLGQSWFDHRLTWNHKLFNNQKTIRAPAEAVWKPDIVLFNNKDGQYDVALFTKVLISSNGLVEWLPPAIFMSACAVDVVQFPFDRQNCSMKFGSWTYDSREVDVRLVVDRATMDDFKPSGEWDILDSPARRVAGGNKVRVIFDFIIQRKPLFYIINLIIPCILVSSLSILVFYLPSDCGEKIGLNMAVLLAMTVFLLLIADIIPSTSLAVPLIGKYLIFTMIFVTMTTVATTMVLNVHHRTASTHEMPAWIRFVFIDVLPGVLRMEKEEEEVTEKVRNGAPHFSPDRVIDTDGSDGPSGPREERGSTRRLGPEIGKAVKNLNTIADFFKSTDEDSEVNDEWQFVARVIDKLCLLLFLAVCVLVTLGLFFRPMFLSG
- the LOC136427107 gene encoding neuronal acetylcholine receptor subunit beta-4-like isoform X2 codes for the protein MKTNVWLGQSWFDHRLTWNHKLFNNQKTIRAPAEAVWKPDIVLFNNKDGQYDVALFTKVLISSNGLVEWLPPAIFMSACAVDVVQFPFDRQNCSMKFGSWTYDSREVDVRLVVDRATMDDFKPSGEWDILDSPARRVAGGNKVRVIFDFIIQRKPLFYIINLIIPCILVSSLSILVFYLPSDCGEKIGLNMAVLLAMTVFLLLIADIIPSTSLAVPLIGKYLIFTMIFVTMTTVATTMVLNVHHRTASTHEMPAWIRFVFIDVLPGVLRMEKEEEEVTEKVRNGAPHFSPDRVIDTDGSDGPSGPREERGSTRRLGPEIGKAVKNLNTIADFFKSTDEDSEVNDEWQFVARVIDKLCLLLFLAVCVLVTLGLFFRPMFLSG